Proteins encoded within one genomic window of Trichoderma asperellum chromosome 2, complete sequence:
- a CDS encoding uncharacterized protein (BUSCO:EOG092D49R5) gives MATTSQAQAPARARASQSNTPMETDDTAPAQDTHADGDNNNNQAQASEPQASAPAPAPAAPVVPGPRATRFQELYAQSLKRTLGKLKWDNFAACYPTVAKKAEPVLKQVQTQMADKLAEKCEREFESILIARQVVPKLNDLESLVADATHRRLSSAPDAPKPTPPHLLPAKDILSAHLAPSLASHQSLLNAKLQTAQSHNAILYEQIRNQRAEIEALLDSLEAAVGDVKSANAALAPVVDQLAAEAREVDKAVSE, from the exons ATGGCGACTACAtcccaagctcaagctccaGCTCGAGCTCGAGCATCACAATCAAACACTCCAATGGAGACCGACGACACAGCGCCAGCTCAAGACACCCATGCCGACGGggacaacaataacaaccaAGCCCAAGCATCCGAACCACaagcatcagcaccagcaccagcaccagcagcgccagtcGTCCCCGGCCCCCGTGCAACTCGGTTCCAAGAGCTCTACGCGCAAAGCTTGAAGCGCACGCTGGGCAAGCTGAAATGGGACAACTTCGCGGCTTGTTACCCGACGGTGGCGAAGAAGGCGGAGCCGGTGCTGAAGCAGGTCCAGACGCAGATGGCGGACAAGTTGGCGGAGAAATGCGAG AGAGAATTCGAAAGCATCCTCATTGCGAGGCAAGTCGTGCCGAAGCTAAACGACCTCGAAAGCCTCGTCGCAGACGCCACCCACCGACGCTTATCATCAGCGCCCGACGCTCCTAAACCAACTCC acCCCATCTCCTCCCCGCCAAAGACATCCTCTCCGCCCATCTCGCCCCCTCTCTCGCCTCCCACCAATCCCTCCTCAACGCCAAGCTTCAGACCGCCCAGTCCCACAACGCCATCCTTTACGAGCAGATCCGCAACCAGCGCGCCGAGATCGAGGCGCTGCTCGACTCGCTAGAGGCCGCCGTCGGGGACGTCAAGAGCGCGAACGCGGCGCTGGCGCCTGTCGTGGACCAGCTGGCTGCGGAGGCGAGGGAGGTGGACAAGGCTGTTTCGGAGTGA
- a CDS encoding uncharacterized protein (EggNog:ENOG41) yields MDRRGSAGENGLSPIQSAPPNRRRLSMEEDMHYQHIMTVTQQRRPSHPPPYEDADVTSMPDERGGERGGESNDKVEEKDSLPAKSSWLNRFKSRGKELKMARPGDGLDDETTSGPGTMRRCLSHDDLPSYSSSIAIEGVFHMKHEIENTTKRAEDRQWHTVFVSLNGTALSIYGTKKDWSWGKSRDGPSICPDNPPWIRKAKLEKTYSLLHADAGIAADYKKRRYVIRVRVETDQFLLSCIELSTFVKWLECLFAAIDVAAPIDERDFPRDMSIPRIQRIRWYRTHTGEIYPSTQPEIHQDPPPDAEGSGTHDALDAHDAHDDASERRPSSPQLPTPTPAPSRPHPTEEAQSSEALGPHPRIDPRNDPFHPLSTTSDPNPSIDPHTGKWFPEHQWTSAHDLLYAKLCYSNLLFRSPRKSNYIISKGKQWFVDWGTGRMVRVLPPAYGEVDFFGPWQVIHTENRRI; encoded by the exons ATGGACCGCCGTGGCTCGGCCGGAGAAAATGGACTTTCACCGATCCAGTCTGCGCCGCCGAATCGGCGGCGTCTATCAATGGAGGAGGATATGCATTACCAGCACATCATGACCGTAACTCAGCAACGGCGTCCATCACACCCGCCACCATACGAAGACGCCGACGTCACCAGCATGCCAGATGAAaggggaggggagaggggaggggagagtAATGACAAGGTTGAAGAGAAGGACTCGTTACCGGCCAAGAGTAGTTGGCTGAACCGCTTCAAGAGTAGAGGGAAGGAGTTGAAGATGGCAAGGCCGGGAGATGGCCTGGATGACGAGACCACCAGTGGGCCTGGCACCATGCGCCGATGCCTAAGTCACGATGACTTGCCAAGCTATTCAAGCTCTATCGCTATCGAAGGTGTATTTCACATGAAGCATGAGATCGAAAACACCACCAAAAGAGCAGAGGATCGGCAGTGGCATACCGTTTTTGTCTCCCTCAACGGAACTGCCCTCAGCATCTACGGTACCAAGAAGGACTGGAGCTGGGGTAAGTCACGCGATGGCCCATCCATTTGTCCCGACAACCCGCCTTGGATCAGGAAGGCAAAACTAGAAAAGACCTACAGTCTTTtgcatgctgatgctggtatTGCCGCTGATTATAAAAA GCGTCGTTATGTTATTCGAGTACGAGTTGAAACAGACCAGTTTCTCCTGTCTTGTATCGAACTGAGCACCTTTGTCAAGTGGCTTGAGTGCTTATTTGCGGCTATTGATGTGGCAGCCCCTATCGACGAACGAGATTTCCCACGCGATATGTCTATCCCGCGAATTCAGAGAATCCGATGGTATCGCACCCACACTGGTGAAATCTACCCAAGCACCCAGCCGGAAATTCACCAAGATCCCCCTCCAGATGCCGAAGGCTCCGGCACTCATGACGCTCTTGACGCTCATGACGCTCATGATGATGCCTCGGAGCGACGACCCTCGTCTCCTCAGCTACCTACTCCGACTCCTGCCCCTTCACGACCCCACCCTACAGAGGAGGCACAGAGTAGCGAGGCTTTAGGACCACACCCAAGAATTGATCCCAGGAATGATCCCTTCCATCCCCTCAGCACAACTTCAGATCCAAATCCATCTATTGACCCACATACGGGCAAATGGTTTCCTGAGCATCAGTGGACGTCTGCACATGACCTGCTCTACGCCAAGCTCTGCTACAGTAATTTACTGTTTCGAAGCCCCCGCAAATCAAACTACATCATTAGTAAAGGGAAGCAATGGTTTGTCGATTGGGGCACGGGTAGAATGGTCCGTGTGCTCCCGCCAGCCTACGGCGAGGTAGACTTCTTTGGTCCTTGGCAAGTCATTCATACAGAAAACAGAAGGATTTAA
- the MRT4 gene encoding mRNA turnover and ribosome assembly protein (BUSCO:EOG092D3LN2), translating to MPKSKRAKVVHLTQVSKKTREQKDQLFQNIRDQVPEYQHCIVFNVDNMRNNYLKEVRRELSDSRLFFGKTKLMAKALGQTPEEAILPGIEGLAPHITGTVGLLLTNRPVNDVLDYLNGIVSVDFARAGVTASRSFIIPPGVVYATGGEVPKENDIPLGHTIEPELRRLGVPTRMVKGKAVLGEENGEGEGYTVCKEGEVLDSRQTRLLKLFDVCLSEFRVKVLAYWSAATSEVTEIDQAAMEGVEEDD from the exons ATGCCCAAGTCCAAGCGCGCGAAGGTCGTCCACCTCACCCAGGTCTCCAAGAAGACTCGTGAGCAGAAGGACCAGCTGTTCCAAAACATTCGCGACCAGGTTCCCGAGTATCAGCACTGCATCGTCTTCAATGTCGATAACATGCGCAACAACTACCTCAAGGAGGTGCGCCGGGAGCTCTCCGACAGCCG ACTCTTCTTCGGAAAGACAAAGCTCATGGCCAAGGCCCTCGGACAGACCCCTGAAGAAGCCATCCTCCCAGGCATTGAGGGCCTCGCGCCGCACATCACCGGTACCgtcggcctcctcctcaccaACCGCCCCGTGAACGATGTTCTCGACTACCTCAACGGCATCGTTTCCGTGGATTTCGCCCGCGCCGGTGTTACTGCCTCACGCTCATTCATTATCCCCCCCGGCGTCGTGTACGCTACTGGTGGCGAGGTCCCCAAGGAGAATGACATCCCTCTCGGACACACAATTGAGCCTGAGCTGCGAAGACTTGGTGTTCCCACGAGAATGGTCAAGGGCAAGGCCGTGCTGGGTGAGGAGAACGGCGAGGGAGAGGGCTACACTGTCTGCAAGGAGGGCGAGGTTCTGGATTCACGGCAAACCAGACTGTTGAAGCTCTTTGATGTCTGCCTGAGCGAGTTCAGAGTCAAGGTTCTAGC ATACTGGAGCGCTGCGACCAGCGAGGTAACAGAAATCGACCAAGCCGCCATGGAGGGCGTTGAGGAGGATGATTAA
- a CDS encoding uncharacterized protein (BUSCO:EOG092D3TIC): protein MTDKLPPNLLALFAARPPLRWVEPSDHAPEKRRTAPISGVAAFLPELQKYKETDKYEPTESWLEMRDRKKREAKENAVNLVTEGPKQFKPNEDPNIRGDAFKTLIVARLSYDADERDLEREFGRFGPIERIRIIVDTHAHEKPNKKKKPHRGYAFVVFEREKDMRAALDACDGIRIKDRRIKVDVERGRTAKNWLPRRLGGGLGGRGYTRAMPSRPGGPGGFGGGGGGGGFRGGFRGGFEGGRGRGGFRGGFGGGRGGGFRGSGGDFGPRGGDRGGDRSGFGAPNGAPSGPGFDRRNGDRGFSGGGYESRGSGRSYDDRSGGHRDGGRYGDRDRDRDRDRDRDRDRDRDRDRDRDRDGRRTGSNMEPIGRREGGYRERDYDRPRDEDSRKRGYEGGGYEDPRKLRRY, encoded by the exons ATGACCGACAAGCTACCCCCTAACTTGTTGGCACTCTTTGCCGCGCGACCTCCGCTACGATGGGTAGAACCCTCTGACCATGCGCCTGAGAAGCGCAGGACAGCTCCCATCAGCGGCGTTGCTGCTTTCCTGCCTGAACTTCAAAAGTACAAGGAGACGGATAAGTATGAGCCCACCGAGAGCTGGCTGGAGATGCGCGATCGGAAAAAGCgagaggccaaggagaaTGCTGTAAACCTGGTTACCGAGGGGCCCAAACAAT TTAAACCAAACGAGGATCCCAACATCCGTGGCGATGCCTTCAAGACTCTCATTGTTGCCCGTCTCAGCTATGACGCCGACGAGCGTGATCTGGAAAGGGAGTTTGGGCGGTTTGGCCCCATTGAACGT ATTCGCATCATTGTTGATACCCATGCTCACGAGAAGCctaataagaagaagaaaccaCACAGAGGTTACGCATTTGTCGTTTTTGAGCGCGAGAAAGATATGAGAG CTGCCCTGGACGCTTGCGATGGTATTCGCATCAAGGACAGGCGCATCAAGGTGGACGTTGAACGCGGCAGGACTGCTAAGAATTGGCTGCCCCGCAGATTAGGTGGTGGTCTAGGTGGTCGAGGATATACTCGAGCAATGCCATCTCGACCCGGTGGCCCTGGAGGCTttggaggaggcggtggaggagggggCTTCCGCGGAGGCTTCCGCGGAGGCTTCGAAGGCGGCCGAGGTCGAGGCGGCTTCCGTGGCGGCTTCGGTGGTGGCCGTGGAGGTGGCTTCCGAGGCAGTGGCGGCGACTTTGGCCCCCGAGGCGGCGATCGAGGCGGCGACCGAAGCGGCTTTGGAGCACCCAATGGAGCCCCGTCCGGCCCTGGATTCGACAGAAGAAACGGAGATCGGGGCTTCTCTGGTGGTGGGTATGAGTCTCGAGGCAGCGGACGCTCATATGATGACAGATCTGGCGGCCACCGAGATGGCGGCCGATATGGCGATCGTGACCGCGATCGCGACCGCGACCGTGATCGAGACCGTGACCGTGACCGCGACCGTGATCGAGATCGAGACCGCGATGGACGTCGGACTGGTAGTAACATGGAACCCATTGGCCGCAGAGAAGGTGGGTATCGGGAAAGGGACTATGATCGCCCACGCGATGAAGACAGCCGGAAGCGAGGATACGAAGGTGGTGGCTACGAAGATCCTAGAAAGCTGCGCCGCTACTAA
- a CDS encoding mitochondrial 54S ribosomal protein mL43 (BUSCO:EOG092D4CHT) — MTVKALRAIADGKNGLGAFVLQCRKLDLHYCDWAGSSKGMNGFIKSLLPKFAAANPQIEFAVSPRPGKHPVVVGHYINGRTKPICVRNLSPYEILQKVELLRDASGEKLRRTNKAVLSTKPSVRGIWSPYHGKGMAV, encoded by the exons ATGACAGTCAAGGCGTTGCGAGCCATTGCAGATGGCAAG AATGGCCTGGGGGCGTTTGTCCTTCAGTGCAGAAAGCTGGATCTGCATTACTGCGACTGGGCAGGCAGCTCAAAGGGAATGAA CGGCTTCATCAAATCTCTGCTCCCCAAATTCGCAGCCGCCAACCCCCAGATCGAGTTCGCCGTTTCCCCACGACCCGGCAAGCACCCTGTCGTTGTTGGACACTACATCAACGGCCGTACGAAGCCCATCTGCGTGCGCAACCTCTCGCCGTACGAGATTCTTCAAAAGGTGGAACTATTAAGAGATGCTAGTGGAGAGAAGTTGAGACGGACGAACAAGGCTGTTCTGAGCACCAAGCCCAGTGTCAGAGGTATCTGGTCTCCGTACCACGGCAAGGGCATGGCTGTATGA